In Chrysoperla carnea chromosome 2, inChrCarn1.1, whole genome shotgun sequence, the following proteins share a genomic window:
- the LOC123293400 gene encoding cyclin-J — protein sequence MKKQVVELSPIKHELTKWWGITDYVDDIGSHLKERELHRFCFFHKSPQAEYRSKLVVWLKELGLQKNLDRSCIHLAVYILDIFMDNYAVPKQQLYLVALVALLLAAKYDERDVKIPKIVELNSQLKNPYPVSDFHAMEIKIMILFDWYLGVPTASHFTDYYSMCVILDNDCKCIKKMDCERALWREAVQYIHKFLDIILLDINLMQAQPSLIASSIICATRILLKLLPIWPPQLVAITNFNFVDILKTVEILFRELNPMIVQYVFTTNNETEKETHEIDNSEDNYPQAKRLKTEND from the exons atgaaaaaacaagttGTTGAATTATCCCCAATcaag cACGAATTGACAAAATGGTGGGGAATCACAGACTACGTTGATGACATTGGTAGTCATTTGAAAGAACGTGAATTgcatcgattttgttttttccaCAAATCACCTCAA gcTGAATATCGTTCAAAATTAGTAGTTTGGCTTAAAGAATTGGGCTTACAAAAGAATTTGGATCGATCATGTATTCATTTGGCAGTAtacattttggatatttttatggACAATTATGCAGTTCCAAAGCAACAACTTTATTTGGTTGCTTTGGTAGCACTACTTCTTGCAG ctAAATATGATGAACGCGAtgttaaaattccaaaaatcgtCGAATTAAATAGTCAGTTGAAAAATCCATATCCAGTTAGTGATTTTCATGCAATGGAAATTAAGATAATGATTTTGTTCGATTGGTATTTAGGTGTACCAACTGCATCACATTTTACTGATTACTATAGTATGTGTGTTATTTTGGACAATGATtgtaaatgcattaaaaaaatggattGTGAACGAGCATTATGGAGAGAGGCCGTacaatatattcataaatttttggatattatattattag atataaatttaatgCAAGCACAACCATCATTAATAGCATCGTCCATTATATGTGCAACacgcattttattaaaattattaccaatATGGCCACCGCAATTGGTtgcaataacaaattttaattttgttgatattCTTAAAACTGTTGAAATTCTATTTAG GGAACTAAATCCAATGATAGTCCAATATGTATTTACTACAAATAATGAAACAGAAAAAGAAACTCATGAAATAGATAACTCTGAAGATAATTATCCACAAGCGAAACGTTTAAAAACGGAAAACGATTAA
- the LOC123293934 gene encoding protein sprint isoform X4 has translation MQGLDGEHLHNNSSNGSPTVGIIGSPAPPPSTRLAPFGLGPLRNSAGDSLDQSRESLSSGGEDGGSADGDSEGGDSTDTGYGAACDIGLVERLIRTHPVWFLPGIQRAGAFHLLQGKEEGNFVVRQSSQPDTMALSVRLPTDKGPYIEHYLIQSSNGRLGLETSENRFNDIPSLIAYYSQCCDELPVQLVLPRAIREAPTRQQLSSLALLGQEFWRYPMANPRPPDRSQDNSSSVPANSDTSISSPDSGDNVLLTLNPIMTTFKGNLSNNNNNDTTIANNGLINTQQSNGVIPARGPRPTPPNTLNIVSNTALLTRSNTASPQSVVIEGSTTKTPPPPPPRWAKPLKTSDSSSVVSSSNSPQSQNSNFTVTTTVTFSVNNTPANVVEQDGGITHSPSHVEISCVREDPSKRLSPEGQCISTISSQGSIRRTSIIKSHRSNSPATTTPSQILSPSNSDATTTTFSTSSSSHHHHHQQIIQQQTSQVLSPTTSTVLSPVGSVLSPVGSVLSPQTGSGPPSLLSPATPDTVSPLSVSRASGRHSKRSKPGRKISRHYQESDILDSPTVYYRSSVGDKISDYEDIWGPDHSTCSTFKPKISPFASPDLIQHTGNVISLHNNILSPSGSQQESSSQSSFSPQENQHSTQCEIKNRLNLVMPNRTNSPSFKDTSPSPRIDSPTPKPKQGSPFYAEPADSIAQAAVIRRQQIRGPLNLSQRHSNPSSFHIKLESQILEENRLENVDLVSSPVSTSVDNLTCVNKGAKFNLIGNCRRSGAKPVQPPIIKQYLQGVKQDPSWTLDNSWQFIGNESDDSYIEDSDWAQPFPPLPLISPHTPESPGEKQTVHQVIAHRFPELNLVTNHHQHTSHNQDSNGCRMSSYDNVEGRNHPAPPSEISEPCTIFSEPWTETSWQPQNNHTPRISGIQNDMNEDEDKSMDSQGLPYDNGLNRGKSFRDRLDPLLSPPRVMALRNRESGAAGAGIAIRNYALALAQDKTTTFAQQIENFISCTRESRETNPQVVMRNMRQFMSGMKNYLVKHGERGFEREVEKERSKLKSTEFLNLDAILEGVLHRLVVRPLRSHLQSLFVEFYTRTGAIKLLADNIQYANTRPLSELAIRPKICLPSENDLETISQFITRLQDADSPLEKLENLLAAIATIFHSVKCSNSRSPLTLGADDFLPLFVWVLVKTNFIAAEIEAEYMWGLLHPSLLSGEGGYYLTTLSSAVHVLKNFKASHEENSENENKVNTDYPPVLKVVVPDERHGSILTKTLPVRPHMTTKQICKIIAHKSRITNPQDYALYRLIDGEETMLADNECPQEVTGEQKHGMLVYKRTDAKIAWPKSNSPQK, from the exons AGTCGAGAATCGTTGTCGTCAGGGGGTGAGGATGGAGGTTCAGCCGATGGTGATTCAGAGGGTGGCGATAGTACAGATACTGGTTATGGTGCCGCTTGTGATATTGGTCTAGTAGAACGATTGATTCGAACACATCCAGTATGGTTTCTACCCGGGATACAGCGTGCTGGTGCATTTCATTTGTTGCAAGGGAAAGAGGAAGGA aattttgtAGTAAGACAATCAAGTCAACCAGACACAATGGCATTATCAGTACGATTACCCACTGATAAAGGCCCTTACATTGAACACTACCTCATACAGTCATCAAATGGTCGTTTAGGATTAGAAACATCAGAAAATCGTTTTAATGACATTCCATCATTAATCGCATATTACTCTCAATGCTG TGATGAACTACCTGTTCAGTTAGTTTTACCCAGAGCAATTCGTGAAGCACCTACACGACAACAATTGTCTTCGTTAGCATTATTAGGACAAG aattttggAGATATCCAATGGCAAATCCACGACCACCAGATCGATCGCAAGATAACTCATCGTCAGTACCTGCAAATAGTGATACTAGCATATCAAGTCCCGATTCAGGagataatgttttattaacatTGAATCCAATAATGACTACATTCAAGGGTAACTTAtcaaataacaacaacaatgaCACTACTATTGCGAATAATGGCCTTATTAATACACAACAATCGAATGGAGTTATTCCAGCGCGAGGGCCTAGACCAACACCACCAAATACTCTTAATATTGTCAGTAATACT gcGTTGCTAACGAGATCTAACACAGCCAGTCCACAATCAGTAGTAATTGAAGGTTCAACGACTAAAACACCTCCTCCACCTCCACCAAGATGGGCAAAACCATTAAAAACATCAGATAGTAGTAGTGTGGTATCATCGTCAAATAGTCCACAATCACAAAATAGTAATTTCACTGTTACCACTACCGTGACATTTAGTGTTAATAATACACCAGCAAATGTTGTGGAACAAGATGGTGGCATTACGCATAGTCCTTCACACGTGGAAATTTCTTGTGTAAGAgag GATCCATCGAAGCGTTTATCCCCGGAAGGACAATGTATATCAACAATTTCATCACAAGGTAGTATTCGACGGACATCAATAATCAAATCACATCGATCAAATTCACCAGCAACAACAACACCTAGTCAAATTCTTAGCCCATCAAATAGTGATGCAACAACTACAACATTTTCTACATCATCTTCTAGTcaccatcatcatcatcaacaaaTTATACAACAACAAACTAGTCAAGTATTATCGCCAACCACAAGTACTGTATTATCGCCGGTCGGTAGTGTTTTATCACCAGTTGGAAGTGTTTTATCACCACAAACTGGTTCTGGACCACCAAGTTTATTATCACCAGCAACACCAGATACTGTGTCACCACTCTCAGTTAGTAGAGCTTCTGGACGACATAGTAAACGTTCAAAACCAGGACGAAAAATATCCAGACATTATCAG gaATCAGATATTTTGGATTCACCAACAGTATATTATCGTAGTTCGGTTGGTGATAAAATTAGTGATTATGAGGATATATGGGGACCGGATCATTCTACATGCTCAACATTTAAACCTAAAATCAGTCCTTTTGCATCACCGGATTTAATACAACACACAGGCAATGTTATATCGCTTCATAATAATATACTCAGTCCCAGTGGATCTCAACAAGAGTCTAGTAGTCAATCAAGTTTTTCACCTCAAGAAAATCAGCATTCTACTCAATG TGAAATTAAAAACCGATTAAATTTAGTAATGCCAAATCGAACAAATAGTCCAAGCTTTAAGGATACATCACCATCGCCTCGAATCGATAGCCCAACACCAAAACCAAAACAAGGAAGTCCGTTTTATGCCGAACCAGCTGATTCAATAGCACAA gcaGCAGTAATACGACGTCAACAAATACGAGGCCCATTAAATCTCAGCCAACGGCATTCAAATCCTTCATCATTTCATATAAAACTAGAAtcacaaatattagaagaaaatCGATTAGAAAATGTAGACTTAGTATCGAGTCCCGTATCCACATCTGTAGATAATTTAACCTGTGTAAATAAAGGggccaaatttaatttaattggtaATTGTAGGCGATCAGGAGCTAAACCAGTGCAACCACcgattattaaacaatatttacaagGTGTCAAACAAGATCCATCTTGGACGTTGGATAATAGTTGGCAATTTATAGGGAATGAATCTGACGATAGTTATATTGAAGATTCTGATTGGGCGCAACCATTTCCACCATTGCCATTAATATCACCGCATACTCCTGAGAGTCCGGGTGAAAAACAAACTGTTCATCAAGTTATCGCTCATCGTTTTCCTGAATTAAATTTAGTAACAAATCATCATCAACATACATCACACAATCAAGACAGTAATGGATGTCGAATGTCATCGTATGATAATGTCGAAGGCCGTAATCATCCCGCTCCACCTTCAGAAATTAGTGAACCGTGTACAATATTTTCAGAGCCATGGACTGAAACGAGTTGGCAGCCACAAAATAACCATACACCACGAATTTCCGGCATTCAAAATGATATGAATGAG GATGAAGATAAGTCTATGGATAGTCAAGGTCTTCCATATGATAATGGTTTAAATAGAGGGAAAAGTTTTCGGGATCGTTTGGATCCACTATtat CTCCACCTAGAGTGATGGCGTTAAGAAATCGTGAATCAGGTGCAGCTGGAGCTGGTATTGCAATTAGAAATTATGCGTTAGCACTTGCTCAAGATAAAACTACAACATTTGCTCagcaaatagaaaattttatatcgtgTACAAGAGAATCACGTGAAACAAATCCTCAG GTTGTTATGAGAAATATGCGTCAATTTATGTCTGGAATGAAAAACTACCTTGTAAAACATGGTGAACGTGGTTTTGAACGAGAGGTTGAAAAAGAACGTAGCAAG TTAAAATCAACAGAGTTTTTGAATTTAGATGCAATATTAGAAGGTGTTTTACATCGGTTAGTGGTACGACCATTACGATCTCATTTACAGTCGTTGTTTGTAGAATTTTATACCCGTACGGGTGCTATTAAATTATTAGCTGATAATATACAATATGCAAATACAAGGCCGCTCTCCGAGTTAGCAATACGG ccaaaaatttgtttaccatCAGAAAACGATCTAGAAACGATATCACAGTTTATAACTAGGCTACAAGATGCTGATTCACCAttggaaaaattagaaaatcttTTAGCAGCTATTGCAACAATATTCCATTCT GTAAAATGCTCAAACTCAAGATCTCCATTAACACTTGGTGCCGATGACTTTTTACCATTATTTGTTTGGGTACTTGTGAAGACGAATTTCATTGCTGCTGAAATCGAAGCGGAATATATGTGGG GTTTACTACATCCATCATTACTTTCGGGTGAAGGTGGATATTATCTAACTACGTTATCTTCTGCCGTACatgtcttaaaaaatttcaaagcaagtcatgaagaaaattcagaaaatgaaaataaagtcaATACAGAT tATCCTCCAGTATTAAAAGTGGTTGTGCCTGACGAACGACACGGATCAATTTTGACGAAAACATTACCAGTACGACCACATATGACTACAaaacaaatatgtaaaataattgctCATAAATCACGTATTACAAATCCACAAGATTACGCATTGTATCGATTAATAGACGGAgaag AAACAATGCTAGCCGATAATGAATGTCCACAAGAAGTAACCGGGGAACAAAAACATGGAATGTTAGTGTATAAACGTACAGATGCAAAAATTGCATGGCCTAAATCAAATTCTCCccagaaatag
- the LOC123293934 gene encoding protein sprint isoform X3 has product MVDIVPRTGSVRKMVSFFDTLPKTECRKPKRQRNDAAFLEPYMQGLDGEHLHNNSSNGSPTVGIIGSPAPPPSTRLAPFGLGPLRNSAGDSLDQSRESLSSGGEDGGSADGDSEGGDSTDTGYGAACDIGLVERLIRTHPVWFLPGIQRAGAFHLLQGKEEGNFVVRQSSQPDTMALSVRLPTDKGPYIEHYLIQSSNGRLGLETSENRFNDIPSLIAYYSQCCDELPVQLVLPRAIREAPTRQQLSSLALLGQEFWRYPMANPRPPDRSQDNSSSVPANSDTSISSPDSGDNVLLTLNPIMTTFKGNLSNNNNNDTTIANNGLINTQQSNGVIPARGPRPTPPNTLNIVSNTALLTRSNTASPQSVVIEGSTTKTPPPPPPRWAKPLKTSDSSSVVSSSNSPQSQNSNFTVTTTVTFSVNNTPANVVEQDGGITHSPSHVEISCVREDPSKRLSPEGQCISTISSQGSIRRTSIIKSHRSNSPATTTPSQILSPSNSDATTTTFSTSSSSHHHHHQQIIQQQTSQVLSPTTSTVLSPVGSVLSPVGSVLSPQTGSGPPSLLSPATPDTVSPLSVSRASGRHSKRSKPGRKISRHYQESDILDSPTVYYRSSVGDKISDYEDIWGPDHSTCSTFKPKISPFASPDLIQHTGNVISLHNNILSPSGSQQESSSQSSFSPQENQHSTQCEIKNRLNLVMPNRTNSPSFKDTSPSPRIDSPTPKPKQGSPFYAEPADSIAQAAVIRRQQIRGPLNLSQRHSNPSSFHIKLESQILEENRLENVDLVSSPVSTSVDNLTCVNKGAKFNLIGNCRRSGAKPVQPPIIKQYLQGVKQDPSWTLDNSWQFIGNESDDSYIEDSDWAQPFPPLPLISPHTPESPGEKQTVHQVIAHRFPELNLVTNHHQHTSHNQDSNGCRMSSYDNVEGRNHPAPPSEISEPCTIFSEPWTETSWQPQNNHTPRISGIQNDMNEDEDKSMDSQGLPYDNGLNRGKSFRDRLDPLLSPPRVMALRNRESGAAGAGIAIRNYALALAQDKTTTFAQQIENFISCTRESRETNPQVVMRNMRQFMSGMKNYLVKHGERGFEREVEKERSKLKSTEFLNLDAILEGVLHRLVVRPLRSHLQSLFVEFYTRTGAIKLLADNIQYANTRPLSELAIRPKICLPSENDLETISQFITRLQDADSPLEKLENLLAAIATIFHSVKCSNSRSPLTLGADDFLPLFVWVLVKTNFIAAEIEAEYMWGLLHPSLLSGEGGYYLTTLSSAVHVLKNFKASHEENSENENKVNTDYPPVLKVVVPDERHGSILTKTLPVRPHMTTKQICKIIAHKSRITNPQDYALYRLIDGEETMLADNECPQEVTGEQKHGMLVYKRTDAKIAWPKSNSPQK; this is encoded by the exons AGTCGAGAATCGTTGTCGTCAGGGGGTGAGGATGGAGGTTCAGCCGATGGTGATTCAGAGGGTGGCGATAGTACAGATACTGGTTATGGTGCCGCTTGTGATATTGGTCTAGTAGAACGATTGATTCGAACACATCCAGTATGGTTTCTACCCGGGATACAGCGTGCTGGTGCATTTCATTTGTTGCAAGGGAAAGAGGAAGGA aattttgtAGTAAGACAATCAAGTCAACCAGACACAATGGCATTATCAGTACGATTACCCACTGATAAAGGCCCTTACATTGAACACTACCTCATACAGTCATCAAATGGTCGTTTAGGATTAGAAACATCAGAAAATCGTTTTAATGACATTCCATCATTAATCGCATATTACTCTCAATGCTG TGATGAACTACCTGTTCAGTTAGTTTTACCCAGAGCAATTCGTGAAGCACCTACACGACAACAATTGTCTTCGTTAGCATTATTAGGACAAG aattttggAGATATCCAATGGCAAATCCACGACCACCAGATCGATCGCAAGATAACTCATCGTCAGTACCTGCAAATAGTGATACTAGCATATCAAGTCCCGATTCAGGagataatgttttattaacatTGAATCCAATAATGACTACATTCAAGGGTAACTTAtcaaataacaacaacaatgaCACTACTATTGCGAATAATGGCCTTATTAATACACAACAATCGAATGGAGTTATTCCAGCGCGAGGGCCTAGACCAACACCACCAAATACTCTTAATATTGTCAGTAATACT gcGTTGCTAACGAGATCTAACACAGCCAGTCCACAATCAGTAGTAATTGAAGGTTCAACGACTAAAACACCTCCTCCACCTCCACCAAGATGGGCAAAACCATTAAAAACATCAGATAGTAGTAGTGTGGTATCATCGTCAAATAGTCCACAATCACAAAATAGTAATTTCACTGTTACCACTACCGTGACATTTAGTGTTAATAATACACCAGCAAATGTTGTGGAACAAGATGGTGGCATTACGCATAGTCCTTCACACGTGGAAATTTCTTGTGTAAGAgag GATCCATCGAAGCGTTTATCCCCGGAAGGACAATGTATATCAACAATTTCATCACAAGGTAGTATTCGACGGACATCAATAATCAAATCACATCGATCAAATTCACCAGCAACAACAACACCTAGTCAAATTCTTAGCCCATCAAATAGTGATGCAACAACTACAACATTTTCTACATCATCTTCTAGTcaccatcatcatcatcaacaaaTTATACAACAACAAACTAGTCAAGTATTATCGCCAACCACAAGTACTGTATTATCGCCGGTCGGTAGTGTTTTATCACCAGTTGGAAGTGTTTTATCACCACAAACTGGTTCTGGACCACCAAGTTTATTATCACCAGCAACACCAGATACTGTGTCACCACTCTCAGTTAGTAGAGCTTCTGGACGACATAGTAAACGTTCAAAACCAGGACGAAAAATATCCAGACATTATCAG gaATCAGATATTTTGGATTCACCAACAGTATATTATCGTAGTTCGGTTGGTGATAAAATTAGTGATTATGAGGATATATGGGGACCGGATCATTCTACATGCTCAACATTTAAACCTAAAATCAGTCCTTTTGCATCACCGGATTTAATACAACACACAGGCAATGTTATATCGCTTCATAATAATATACTCAGTCCCAGTGGATCTCAACAAGAGTCTAGTAGTCAATCAAGTTTTTCACCTCAAGAAAATCAGCATTCTACTCAATG TGAAATTAAAAACCGATTAAATTTAGTAATGCCAAATCGAACAAATAGTCCAAGCTTTAAGGATACATCACCATCGCCTCGAATCGATAGCCCAACACCAAAACCAAAACAAGGAAGTCCGTTTTATGCCGAACCAGCTGATTCAATAGCACAA gcaGCAGTAATACGACGTCAACAAATACGAGGCCCATTAAATCTCAGCCAACGGCATTCAAATCCTTCATCATTTCATATAAAACTAGAAtcacaaatattagaagaaaatCGATTAGAAAATGTAGACTTAGTATCGAGTCCCGTATCCACATCTGTAGATAATTTAACCTGTGTAAATAAAGGggccaaatttaatttaattggtaATTGTAGGCGATCAGGAGCTAAACCAGTGCAACCACcgattattaaacaatatttacaagGTGTCAAACAAGATCCATCTTGGACGTTGGATAATAGTTGGCAATTTATAGGGAATGAATCTGACGATAGTTATATTGAAGATTCTGATTGGGCGCAACCATTTCCACCATTGCCATTAATATCACCGCATACTCCTGAGAGTCCGGGTGAAAAACAAACTGTTCATCAAGTTATCGCTCATCGTTTTCCTGAATTAAATTTAGTAACAAATCATCATCAACATACATCACACAATCAAGACAGTAATGGATGTCGAATGTCATCGTATGATAATGTCGAAGGCCGTAATCATCCCGCTCCACCTTCAGAAATTAGTGAACCGTGTACAATATTTTCAGAGCCATGGACTGAAACGAGTTGGCAGCCACAAAATAACCATACACCACGAATTTCCGGCATTCAAAATGATATGAATGAG GATGAAGATAAGTCTATGGATAGTCAAGGTCTTCCATATGATAATGGTTTAAATAGAGGGAAAAGTTTTCGGGATCGTTTGGATCCACTATtat CTCCACCTAGAGTGATGGCGTTAAGAAATCGTGAATCAGGTGCAGCTGGAGCTGGTATTGCAATTAGAAATTATGCGTTAGCACTTGCTCAAGATAAAACTACAACATTTGCTCagcaaatagaaaattttatatcgtgTACAAGAGAATCACGTGAAACAAATCCTCAG GTTGTTATGAGAAATATGCGTCAATTTATGTCTGGAATGAAAAACTACCTTGTAAAACATGGTGAACGTGGTTTTGAACGAGAGGTTGAAAAAGAACGTAGCAAG TTAAAATCAACAGAGTTTTTGAATTTAGATGCAATATTAGAAGGTGTTTTACATCGGTTAGTGGTACGACCATTACGATCTCATTTACAGTCGTTGTTTGTAGAATTTTATACCCGTACGGGTGCTATTAAATTATTAGCTGATAATATACAATATGCAAATACAAGGCCGCTCTCCGAGTTAGCAATACGG ccaaaaatttgtttaccatCAGAAAACGATCTAGAAACGATATCACAGTTTATAACTAGGCTACAAGATGCTGATTCACCAttggaaaaattagaaaatcttTTAGCAGCTATTGCAACAATATTCCATTCT GTAAAATGCTCAAACTCAAGATCTCCATTAACACTTGGTGCCGATGACTTTTTACCATTATTTGTTTGGGTACTTGTGAAGACGAATTTCATTGCTGCTGAAATCGAAGCGGAATATATGTGGG GTTTACTACATCCATCATTACTTTCGGGTGAAGGTGGATATTATCTAACTACGTTATCTTCTGCCGTACatgtcttaaaaaatttcaaagcaagtcatgaagaaaattcagaaaatgaaaataaagtcaATACAGAT tATCCTCCAGTATTAAAAGTGGTTGTGCCTGACGAACGACACGGATCAATTTTGACGAAAACATTACCAGTACGACCACATATGACTACAaaacaaatatgtaaaataattgctCATAAATCACGTATTACAAATCCACAAGATTACGCATTGTATCGATTAATAGACGGAgaag AAACAATGCTAGCCGATAATGAATGTCCACAAGAAGTAACCGGGGAACAAAAACATGGAATGTTAGTGTATAAACGTACAGATGCAAAAATTGCATGGCCTAAATCAAATTCTCCccagaaatag